The following proteins are encoded in a genomic region of Ctenopharyngodon idella isolate HZGC_01 chromosome 12, HZGC01, whole genome shotgun sequence:
- the muc13b gene encoding mucin-13b encodes MNIPLKTLLIFGLLIALVSTQESGSGDGSGEIPDTSIPTTTSADTNETDPPATTTTTTQGPCASSPCIGDSRCEERFGGLFVCICRSGLVYSNTSGCIQTKVFPGSLRLIGDFDPQMSDMTSEKFRNTANTIEENLREVFKDLSGYIHSAVLSLREGSIIAEVQNFFDLKSNATTEEIQSKIQDAIENSIIFNASEFEQKSVCDLQSCDRNTTTCNEQVSGVASCTCREGYVKSQSTSQVCLACPNGERAVDTEECEKCPFGFAGFNCSDPYLLVVVVVSTVLGAFLIIFIVALIVVSCRKQKESSSPQEDFSLSYGNMELHKPTGVPRIPRANPDASWKSNNLEITNSGSNQALVTRDRPESKARYSDHEEDVSYRGQLPPVYSGYGGRGVENGGVQNPYFRQDDDRMRRY; translated from the exons CTGGAAGTGGAGATGGAAGTGGTGAAATCCCAGATACTTCAATCCCAACCACCACATCAGCAG ATACTAATGAGACAGATCCTCCTGCCACCACAACTACTACAACACAAG GTCCCTGTGCTTCCAGTCCTTGCATTGGAGACAGTAGATGTGAGGAACGGTTCGGgggcttgtttgtttgcatCTGCCGTTCTGGGCTGGTTTACAGTAATACAAGTGGCTGTATTCAAA CAAAGGTCTTCCCTGGTAGTTTAAGATTGATTGGCGATTTTGATCCGCAAATGAGTGACATGACGTCTGAGAAGTTTAGAAACACAGCAAACACAATTGAGGAAAAC CTCAGAGAAGTCTTTAAAGACCTCAGCGGATACATACATTCTGCCGTTTTGAGTCTGCG TGAAGGCAGTATAATTGCAGAAGTGCAGAATTTCTTTGACTTGAAATCCAATGCCACGACAGAAGAAATTCAATCAAAGATTCAGGATGCAATTGAAAACAGCATAATATTTAATGCGTCTGAATTTGAAC AAAAGTCTGTGTGTGATCTTCAATCTTGTGACAGAAACACCACAACCTGTAATGAACAGGTTAGTGGTGTTGCAAGTTGCACTTGCAGGGAAGGGTACGTTAAGTCACAATCCACATCTCAAGTCTGCCTTG CTTGTCCTAATGGGGAAAGGGCGGTTGACACAGAAGAATGTGAAAA GTGTCCATTTGGGTTTGCTGGGTTCAACTGCAGTGATC CGTATCTTTTGGTTGTGGTCGTGGTCTCCACTGTTTTGGGTGCATTTCTGATCATCTTTATTGTGGCACTGATAGTTGTAAGTTGCAG GAAGCAAAAGGAAAGCTCTTCACCCCAGGAAGACTTTAGCTTAAGTTATGGCAATATGGAATTACATAAACCTACAGGAGTTCCCAGGATCCCTCGGGCCAACCCTGATGCCAGCTGGAAGTCTAATAATCTGGAGATAACCAATAGTGGGAGCAATCAGGCACTGGTGACCAGAGATCGCCCAGAGAGCAAAGCG CGCTATTCTGATCATGAGGAGGATGTGAGCTATAGGGGTCAACTTCCCCCAGTGTACTCCGGTTATGGTGGGAGAGGAGTGGAAAATGGTGGTGTCCAAAACCCATACTTTCGGcaagatgatgacagaatgcgcAGATATTAA